In Bdellovibrio bacteriovorus, the following are encoded in one genomic region:
- the mutS gene encoding DNA mismatch repair protein MutS: MKQYWDIKSVHQDKILLFRMGDFFEMFYDDAVTAAPILGIALTQRNKKSQDETPMCGMPHHSISGPINKLLAAGFKVAICDQLEDPKMAKGIVKRGVTRVLTPGMVYDSDTLDGTKPHYLVSLDSESISFLDTTTGEAFFFRSKNTQDLLRFIQILPVAEVVLAKADESLVKDLQGTLISFHEETESVANELLKNAAPLSSARLISYVRALSGDEALATLSPFIEKDLEHRLEISGTVLRHLEVFSTYKGEGPGSLFHAVNRTQTSAGSRLLRQWLSFPLRDVKAIEERLSSVEFWRQHVLELKRARQILGQMGDIERRLGKISQPQCNGRDLLALAGSVHAGLSALEVLVSASGGTANFTNLRELAYKIERTLVEDPPLATKQGYLIRSGVSSELDELIELSTHSQALVARMEAEEKEKTGISSLKIRYNNVFGYYIEITNTHKDKVPDRYQRKQTLTNAERYCTDELVELERKVLSANTKRADLEFEFFEALRKEILATCPALLMLARECSEMDVVSALAWLSLEEKYVRPKFSQDNSLTIKAGRHPVVEQTVKKNFVANDMDLRAHSCLLLTGPNMAGKSTLMRQVALISILAQTGSFVPADEAILPVFDAIFTRIGASDQLSEGLSTFMVEMTETSAMLKNATANSLVILDEVGRGTSTFDGMCLAQSILEHLLSEVKALTFFATHYHELTSLDQSFGQITNAHMTVAERNGEIRFLHTLVKGPALKSYGVQVAELAGLPVSVTKRAKSLLRDIEAKRVKASSQLSLLDSLEEEPSYQAPIVETVTEVPAEIKNLMVELEKYPLMQMSPLEAMNQIAKWKELVSQHSRQTTEA; encoded by the coding sequence ATGAAACAGTACTGGGACATCAAGTCCGTTCACCAAGATAAAATCCTTCTTTTTCGCATGGGGGATTTCTTTGAAATGTTCTATGACGATGCGGTGACGGCAGCACCCATACTTGGAATCGCGCTGACCCAACGAAATAAAAAATCACAAGATGAAACGCCGATGTGCGGGATGCCTCATCATTCGATCTCAGGTCCCATTAATAAGCTTTTAGCAGCCGGTTTTAAAGTCGCGATCTGTGATCAGCTCGAAGATCCTAAAATGGCCAAAGGTATTGTAAAGCGCGGGGTGACGCGCGTTTTGACGCCAGGTATGGTCTATGACTCTGACACCTTGGACGGAACAAAGCCGCACTATTTAGTGAGCCTTGATTCAGAATCGATCAGCTTCTTAGACACCACGACAGGGGAAGCCTTTTTCTTTAGATCTAAAAACACCCAAGATCTTTTGCGCTTTATCCAAATCCTTCCCGTTGCGGAAGTGGTTTTAGCTAAAGCTGATGAGTCTTTGGTGAAAGATCTGCAAGGCACGCTGATCAGCTTTCATGAAGAAACGGAATCGGTCGCCAATGAGTTGCTAAAAAATGCAGCTCCGTTATCAAGTGCGCGTTTGATTTCTTATGTGCGGGCCCTTTCCGGGGATGAGGCGTTAGCCACACTTTCTCCGTTTATCGAAAAAGATCTTGAGCATCGTTTAGAAATTTCAGGAACTGTTCTTCGCCACTTAGAAGTTTTTTCGACTTACAAAGGGGAAGGTCCAGGAAGTCTTTTTCATGCGGTGAATCGCACTCAGACTTCAGCTGGCAGCCGTTTGCTTCGGCAGTGGCTGAGTTTTCCGTTGCGTGATGTGAAAGCCATTGAAGAACGTTTAAGCTCGGTCGAGTTTTGGCGTCAGCATGTTTTAGAGTTAAAACGCGCGCGCCAAATCTTAGGACAAATGGGTGATATCGAACGTCGCTTAGGCAAAATCTCTCAACCTCAATGCAATGGGCGTGATCTTTTGGCACTGGCGGGCAGTGTGCATGCAGGGCTTAGTGCGCTCGAAGTTTTAGTTTCAGCTTCGGGTGGCACGGCGAACTTCACAAACCTTCGTGAGTTGGCTTACAAGATTGAGCGCACCTTGGTGGAAGATCCACCGCTTGCAACCAAACAAGGCTATTTAATCCGCTCTGGGGTTTCTTCTGAACTTGACGAGCTGATTGAGCTTTCGACGCACTCGCAGGCCTTGGTGGCGCGAATGGAAGCGGAAGAAAAAGAAAAGACCGGTATTTCGAGTCTGAAGATTCGTTATAATAACGTCTTTGGTTATTACATCGAAATTACGAACACTCATAAAGACAAAGTCCCAGATCGTTATCAGCGTAAGCAAACTTTAACGAATGCCGAACGTTACTGCACAGATGAATTGGTCGAGCTTGAACGTAAAGTTCTAAGTGCCAATACCAAACGCGCCGATTTGGAGTTTGAATTCTTTGAAGCCTTAAGAAAAGAAATCTTAGCTACGTGCCCGGCATTATTGATGCTGGCTCGCGAATGCAGTGAGATGGACGTGGTTTCAGCGCTGGCTTGGTTAAGTTTAGAAGAAAAATACGTTCGTCCGAAATTTTCTCAAGACAACAGTCTGACCATCAAAGCCGGTCGTCATCCGGTGGTTGAACAGACGGTGAAAAAGAACTTTGTCGCTAACGACATGGATCTGCGGGCGCATTCGTGTTTGTTATTAACGGGCCCGAATATGGCCGGTAAATCGACATTGATGCGTCAGGTGGCTTTGATTTCTATCTTAGCGCAAACCGGATCTTTCGTGCCGGCGGATGAAGCGATTTTGCCCGTGTTTGATGCGATCTTTACGCGCATAGGGGCGAGCGATCAGCTTTCCGAAGGGCTTTCTACGTTCATGGTTGAAATGACTGAAACGTCAGCGATGTTAAAAAATGCGACGGCGAATTCTTTAGTGATTTTGGATGAGGTCGGGCGCGGTACAAGTACTTTTGATGGCATGTGCTTAGCGCAAAGTATTTTAGAGCATCTCTTAAGTGAAGTGAAAGCATTGACGTTCTTTGCGACTCACTATCATGAGCTGACAAGCCTTGATCAAAGTTTTGGTCAAATCACCAATGCCCACATGACTGTGGCGGAAAGAAATGGCGAGATCCGTTTTCTTCATACATTAGTTAAAGGCCCTGCTTTAAAATCTTACGGCGTTCAGGTGGCAGAATTAGCGGGCTTACCGGTGAGCGTGACTAAAAGAGCTAAAAGCCTGCTCCGGGATATTGAAGCAAAACGGGTCAAGGCTTCAAGTCAGTTGTCGCTTTTAGATTCTCTGGAAGAAGAGCCTTCTTATCAAGCACCGATTGTGGAAACAGTCACGGAAGTGCCAGCAGAAATTAAAAATTTGATGGTTGAGCTGGAAAAATACCCACTAATGCAAATGAGTCCTTTAGAGGCCATGAATCAAATCGCGAAGTGGAAAGAATTGGTCAGCCAACATTCTCGTCAAACGACAGAAGCTTAA
- a CDS encoding outer membrane beta-barrel protein encodes MKTTVSFSHIALIAFLVGVVFSPDQSSASYLTGSSSDQKPYLLAQVDPDEAYDPFTDYSEFDEESDEEADINFFRNGRFFTIGLAGGTRGFTGNFADAYGSGPTFGIFLSYFFDLRLALSLGFQTGDHGVGFTVNNGSKTYTGNVSLTAINFDLKYYLNTQNVTRGLADLNPYLLAGLGQFYRTYTISGLDGFSRDSTMGFDVGAGLEIPLMRKKAYLGIQAAYHYVNFSDENKSFIDGTEKLDKNLAGDFYDFLVILGMNF; translated from the coding sequence GTGAAAACCACAGTATCTTTTAGCCATATTGCGCTGATCGCATTTTTGGTCGGCGTCGTTTTTTCTCCAGATCAAAGCTCTGCCAGTTATTTAACCGGGTCTTCTTCGGATCAAAAACCTTATCTGCTTGCGCAAGTCGATCCAGATGAAGCTTACGATCCGTTTACGGACTATAGCGAATTTGATGAAGAGTCTGATGAAGAAGCAGATATTAACTTTTTCCGTAACGGTCGTTTCTTTACGATTGGTCTTGCGGGAGGAACTCGCGGATTCACCGGAAACTTTGCCGACGCTTACGGCAGCGGTCCTACTTTCGGGATCTTTCTTTCTTACTTCTTTGACCTTCGTTTAGCGTTAAGTTTGGGCTTTCAAACTGGCGACCATGGTGTTGGATTTACTGTGAATAACGGTTCTAAAACCTATACCGGCAATGTCTCTTTAACGGCTATTAACTTTGACTTAAAGTATTACTTGAACACGCAAAACGTGACCCGAGGCTTAGCAGACTTGAATCCTTACTTGCTTGCAGGTCTAGGACAATTCTATCGCACTTACACGATCTCAGGCCTTGATGGCTTTAGCCGCGACTCGACCATGGGCTTTGATGTCGGTGCGGGTTTAGAGATTCCCCTGATGCGTAAAAAAGCTTATTTAGGAATTCAAGCGGCTTATCATTACGTTAATTTCAGCGATGAAAACAAATCCTTCATCGATGGAACTGAAAAGTTAGATAAGAACTTGGCCGGGGACTTTTACGACTTCCTCGTGATTCTAGGGATGAATTTCTAA
- the mpl gene encoding UDP-N-acetylmuramate:L-alanyl-gamma-D-glutamyl-meso-diaminopimelate ligase, producing MDLKSGSHVHLMGICGTAMASLAGLLKDRGFKVTGSDSNPYPPMSTQIEGLGIKIMKGYKAENLHPQPDFVIVGNVISANNEEAQELMKLKIPYTSLPKAMGEFIIENRESVVISGTHGKTTTTSMMAWVAENAGVKPGFLIGGIPKNFAQSFKNPEGNYFIIEGDEYDTAFFDKVPKFVHYRPKHVVLTSVEFDHADIYKDLQAVKDSFAKLMHLIPENGTLLACAEDANVMELRKLAKCKNSFTYGFAAHADFKAKILFQNEKGLAFEVHHKGEILGPYNMQITGDYNVLNATAVVAMSKLLGFSENRIQIAMESFEGVKRRQEILGEPNGILVIEDFAHHPTAVRETVKGIQKKYPGRKVFSIFEPRSATSRRKVFQQDYVEAFKGSHEVLLAKAFDQSKIDEDNRFSSHELIEDLKKSGVTAEDFDSADLIVSALKARAKRGDVILIMSNGGFDGIYTKLLQSLA from the coding sequence ATGGATTTAAAATCAGGAAGTCATGTTCATTTGATGGGGATTTGCGGGACGGCGATGGCGTCGCTTGCGGGATTGCTTAAGGATCGCGGATTTAAAGTTACGGGAAGCGATTCAAATCCTTATCCTCCGATGTCGACGCAAATTGAGGGGTTAGGCATTAAGATCATGAAGGGCTATAAGGCTGAAAACCTTCACCCGCAGCCTGATTTTGTGATTGTGGGGAACGTGATTTCTGCCAATAACGAAGAAGCTCAAGAATTGATGAAACTAAAAATTCCTTACACATCCCTTCCTAAGGCGATGGGTGAATTCATCATCGAAAATCGTGAAAGTGTGGTGATTTCAGGAACTCACGGGAAGACCACGACGACATCCATGATGGCTTGGGTGGCGGAAAACGCCGGTGTAAAACCTGGATTCCTAATCGGTGGTATTCCGAAAAATTTCGCGCAGAGCTTTAAAAATCCTGAAGGCAATTATTTTATCATCGAAGGTGATGAATATGACACGGCCTTTTTTGATAAAGTTCCCAAGTTTGTGCATTACCGCCCAAAACACGTGGTGTTAACCTCCGTTGAATTTGACCACGCGGACATCTATAAGGATCTGCAGGCGGTGAAAGACTCTTTTGCGAAGCTTATGCATTTAATCCCGGAAAACGGGACTTTGCTTGCTTGCGCGGAAGATGCCAATGTCATGGAATTGCGTAAGCTTGCAAAATGCAAAAATTCTTTCACTTATGGTTTTGCAGCTCATGCGGATTTTAAAGCCAAAATATTGTTTCAAAATGAAAAAGGTCTCGCGTTTGAGGTTCATCATAAGGGTGAAATCTTAGGGCCTTACAATATGCAAATCACGGGGGATTATAACGTCCTTAATGCGACGGCCGTGGTCGCAATGTCGAAGCTTTTGGGATTTTCGGAAAATCGCATTCAAATCGCCATGGAGTCTTTTGAAGGCGTAAAACGTCGTCAAGAAATCTTAGGAGAGCCTAACGGCATCTTGGTAATTGAAGACTTCGCTCATCATCCAACAGCCGTGCGTGAGACGGTTAAAGGGATTCAGAAGAAGTACCCAGGTCGTAAAGTGTTTTCGATTTTTGAACCGCGAAGTGCAACATCTCGTCGTAAAGTATTTCAACAAGACTATGTCGAAGCCTTCAAAGGCTCCCATGAAGTTCTCTTAGCGAAGGCTTTTGATCAGTCCAAGATTGATGAAGACAACCGTTTTTCGTCTCATGAGCTGATTGAGGACCTAAAAAAATCAGGCGTGACGGCGGAAGATTTTGATTCGGCGGATCTTATTGTCTCCGCACTTAAAGCCCGAGCTAAGCGGGGGGATGTCATTTTGATCATGAGCAATGGCGGTTTTGATGGGATTTATACCAAATTGTTACAATCACTAGCTTAA
- a CDS encoding glutathione peroxidase, producing MRLFLAFSALLFSISTFAASPTSAPDLFYELSAQDINGRKVNFSTYRGKVVLVVNTASECGFTPQLAELEALYKKHANQGFVVLAFPSNDFKQEKADNKEIQAFATKEYHTTFPFFEKAPVRGDDKQPVYQFLTEKKPGILFKDVGWNFEKFLINRKGEVVDRWSSITKPSSGSITKAIEKALSEPL from the coding sequence GTGCGTCTTTTTTTAGCATTTTCGGCCCTTCTTTTCTCGATAAGCACTTTCGCCGCCTCCCCCACATCAGCTCCGGATCTTTTCTATGAGCTTTCTGCTCAAGATATCAATGGCCGTAAGGTGAATTTCTCGACTTACCGAGGCAAAGTGGTGCTGGTCGTAAACACCGCTTCTGAATGTGGTTTCACACCACAGCTCGCGGAACTAGAAGCCCTGTACAAAAAACACGCAAATCAAGGGTTCGTGGTCCTCGCCTTTCCGTCGAATGATTTCAAACAAGAAAAAGCTGACAATAAAGAGATCCAAGCTTTTGCCACTAAAGAGTACCACACGACCTTTCCATTTTTTGAAAAAGCCCCGGTTCGCGGCGATGACAAGCAGCCAGTCTATCAGTTTTTGACTGAAAAAAAGCCCGGTATCTTGTTTAAGGATGTTGGTTGGAATTTTGAAAAGTTTCTGATCAATCGCAAGGGCGAAGTGGTGGACCGCTGGAGTTCGATCACAAAACCCTCCTCTGGATCAATCACCAAGGCCATTGAAAAAGCCCTTTCTGAACCTTTATAG
- a CDS encoding S66 peptidase family protein: MTKWSFLQEGDVIDIVAPGYPAPAQEVQAGYDFLLKWKLQPRMPKNMIKPHFIHAHDDEERFSFLRAAIESKDSRVIWCVRGGYGSNRMLPLLAKIKKPKEAKLLIGLSDITSLHSFVTQEWGWSTLHAPILTRMGSGTLSNKNVKEIHDVLFGKVKEVQFKKLKPLNVAAKEVTALKSRIVGGNLATLQSHVGTPWQIDATKSLLFLEDIGERGYKIDRMLEQFRQAGVFKKCHGIILGDFIGGEEPSTGKNNFALVFKRWAADLEIPLFQGIQSGHAAIQRPVPFNTPCVLEMEKSHGVLTVQTGGKVL; this comes from the coding sequence GTGACAAAGTGGTCGTTTCTCCAAGAAGGAGATGTCATTGATATCGTGGCTCCGGGATATCCGGCGCCCGCACAGGAAGTGCAGGCGGGATATGATTTTCTTTTAAAGTGGAAACTTCAGCCGCGTATGCCTAAAAACATGATTAAGCCGCATTTTATTCATGCGCATGACGATGAAGAGCGTTTTTCCTTTTTGAGGGCGGCGATTGAGTCTAAGGATTCGCGAGTGATTTGGTGTGTCCGCGGGGGATACGGTAGCAATCGTATGCTTCCGCTGTTAGCCAAGATCAAAAAACCGAAAGAAGCCAAATTGTTGATTGGCCTTAGTGACATTACGTCTTTGCATTCATTTGTGACTCAAGAATGGGGCTGGTCGACACTGCATGCGCCGATTCTAACTCGTATGGGGAGCGGCACTTTAAGCAATAAAAACGTTAAAGAAATTCATGACGTATTATTTGGCAAGGTCAAAGAAGTTCAGTTTAAAAAGTTAAAACCTTTAAATGTCGCGGCTAAAGAAGTGACAGCTTTGAAGTCACGCATTGTGGGTGGAAATTTAGCCACGTTGCAATCGCACGTGGGAACACCGTGGCAGATTGATGCAACGAAAAGTTTGTTATTTTTGGAAGATATCGGTGAGCGCGGTTATAAAATTGATCGCATGTTAGAACAGTTTCGTCAGGCCGGTGTTTTTAAAAAATGCCATGGTATTATTTTGGGTGATTTTATCGGTGGGGAAGAACCATCGACCGGCAAAAATAATTTTGCATTGGTGTTTAAGCGTTGGGCGGCTGATTTAGAAATCCCGCTTTTCCAAGGCATTCAGTCAGGACATGCGGCGATTCAGCGTCCTGTCCCGTTTAATACGCCCTGTGTCCTTGAAATGGAAAAATCTCACGGAGTGCTAACAGTGCAAACCGGAGGGAAGGTTTTATGA
- a CDS encoding HD domain-containing protein translates to MAQKSFLSSEQWQQAQDLLTPPLMTPDGNVRQVFSFSSENFSNWLGQRLEDRVKASPHWEKAQPIILGSWARGELSPKSDIDILFCGSEADVKACSDELHEAGLKLRYRMPQNPDDWTENVQAFDILALLKARPTTPDSARKLYEQQKKIWSRKKHYRQILLKAVKDERKSRAGRYDSITNYLEPNIKYGPGGLRDLEQGLQIYELFAEKFMHPGHALNVLNYYRHYFLNLRHKLQLEGYGDILTGAVQFDIGQWMGFKSHKDFMRSLQRGLSRVHFYSDWIVEVAESSEKELRAIENKRFKKLEDLSLALHNDSSVLMQKKVRENIDTFIPDSKAKILAKKRGLILEKALDVKADDSTIISFFRSRLMDKLVPEMGRLVGYVQHDQYHRFTADSHIMQACREVKRIFKKPKELGPLQPLHKKLSKEDWKILSWSCLYHDLAKGLESSEHHSDLGVEIVARDFQSYGFSKAFITEVQWMVQNHLELSQAAFRKNAKDPKVWQDLRNKGAEGARLYRLALFTAIDIRATNPEAWNEWKAKLLKDLVVSLESKKAQNFFDFEKTLAKKKLKMSAEVMEELGPVLLENIGIEDLVSDLKKTETSEDSLKPWVYAPKKGDVWIRFHHKKDRQGLLSDYVGQLFSLGLGIKHASIHTLPKVGVYDWFQVSTTRNAAQLEKILAASSFPTKSVPDVKFDDIQLMSADENEWVYSFKAVDQSGLLASAAKSLSDLGVSIRAARVHTWGRQVDDIFIVKPQAEKTAQDVLKSLKDKFSVT, encoded by the coding sequence ATGGCTCAGAAGTCGTTTCTTTCTTCTGAACAGTGGCAGCAAGCTCAAGACCTCTTAACCCCTCCTTTAATGACACCTGATGGAAATGTTCGTCAGGTGTTTAGTTTTTCAAGCGAAAATTTTTCGAACTGGTTAGGTCAGCGCTTAGAAGACCGCGTGAAAGCCTCACCCCATTGGGAAAAGGCCCAGCCGATCATCTTGGGCTCTTGGGCGAGGGGAGAGTTAAGCCCCAAATCAGATATCGATATTTTATTCTGTGGCAGTGAGGCTGATGTTAAGGCTTGCAGTGATGAACTGCATGAAGCAGGCCTTAAGCTGCGCTATCGCATGCCACAAAATCCAGATGACTGGACAGAAAATGTTCAAGCCTTTGATATTTTAGCGCTCTTAAAAGCGCGTCCCACAACACCGGATTCCGCCCGCAAGCTGTATGAACAGCAAAAAAAGATCTGGAGTCGTAAAAAACACTATCGCCAGATTTTGCTAAAAGCCGTTAAAGACGAGCGCAAATCCCGTGCGGGCCGTTATGATTCGATCACCAATTATCTGGAACCAAACATTAAGTACGGTCCCGGGGGGTTGCGTGATCTGGAACAGGGCTTACAGATTTATGAACTGTTTGCGGAAAAATTCATGCATCCAGGTCATGCTTTAAATGTTTTAAATTACTATCGTCATTACTTCTTAAACCTGCGCCATAAACTGCAGCTTGAAGGCTATGGTGACATTCTCACGGGAGCCGTGCAGTTTGATATCGGCCAGTGGATGGGTTTTAAATCACATAAAGACTTTATGCGCAGTCTGCAACGCGGTCTTTCGCGCGTGCATTTTTATTCAGACTGGATTGTTGAAGTCGCAGAAAGTTCTGAAAAAGAACTGCGCGCGATTGAAAACAAAAGATTTAAAAAGCTCGAGGATCTTTCGCTTGCGTTACATAATGATTCAAGCGTTTTAATGCAAAAGAAAGTCCGCGAAAATATCGACACTTTCATCCCGGACAGCAAAGCAAAAATCTTAGCCAAAAAAAGAGGCCTCATCTTAGAAAAAGCCTTAGATGTGAAGGCCGATGACAGCACGATCATTAGCTTTTTTAGATCACGCCTCATGGATAAACTGGTGCCTGAGATGGGACGCTTAGTAGGGTATGTTCAGCATGACCAGTACCATCGCTTTACGGCGGATTCGCACATCATGCAGGCGTGTCGCGAAGTAAAACGCATTTTTAAAAAGCCCAAAGAGCTGGGACCTTTACAGCCACTTCACAAAAAACTTTCTAAAGAAGATTGGAAGATTCTCTCTTGGTCCTGTCTTTATCATGATCTTGCAAAAGGTCTTGAGAGTAGTGAGCACCATTCCGATCTAGGTGTTGAAATCGTCGCCAGAGATTTTCAAAGTTATGGTTTTAGCAAAGCTTTCATCACTGAGGTGCAGTGGATGGTGCAAAACCATTTAGAGCTATCGCAAGCGGCTTTTCGAAAGAATGCCAAAGACCCGAAGGTGTGGCAGGATTTGCGCAATAAGGGCGCTGAAGGCGCTAGGCTTTATCGTCTGGCATTATTTACGGCCATTGATATTCGCGCGACCAACCCTGAGGCGTGGAACGAATGGAAGGCCAAGTTATTAAAAGACCTGGTAGTCAGCTTAGAATCTAAAAAAGCCCAAAACTTTTTTGATTTTGAAAAGACGCTCGCAAAGAAAAAACTAAAAATGTCTGCCGAAGTCATGGAAGAACTGGGCCCGGTGTTATTAGAAAACATCGGCATTGAAGATTTAGTCAGTGATTTAAAAAAAACCGAAACCAGTGAAGACTCGTTAAAACCTTGGGTGTATGCACCTAAAAAAGGGGATGTGTGGATTCGCTTTCATCATAAAAAAGACCGTCAGGGACTTTTAAGTGATTACGTGGGGCAATTGTTTTCATTGGGCTTAGGTATTAAGCATGCCTCCATTCACACGTTGCCGAAAGTCGGCGTTTACGACTGGTTCCAAGTTTCAACGACTCGAAATGCCGCGCAATTAGAAAAAATTCTTGCAGCCAGTTCGTTCCCAACCAAATCCGTCCCGGATGTGAAGTTTGACGACATCCAACTGATGAGTGCCGATGAAAACGAATGGGTTTACAGCTTTAAGGCGGTGGATCAGTCGGGACTTTTA
- the purB gene encoding adenylosuccinate lyase, with amino-acid sequence MIERYTRPEMGLLWHADQRFGKMMQVEIAVAQVQAGMGIIPARAAKSIAQKSRFNVKRISEIEKETKHDVIAFVSNLAENVGPDGKFIHYGMTSSDVLDTAFSLQVREAGEVLKKSMEALEKSLKSLAVKHAETLCAGRTHGMFAEPTTFGFKMAGFLAEAQRNHKRVKEALENMMICKLSGAVGTYSSQAPRVEAAVAKKLKLKSETIATQVIPRDRHAEMLNSLALLGTGLERLAIELRHLQRSDVAEVTEGFTKGQKGSSAMPHKKNPISAENISGLSRLLRSYAIAGMENVALWHERDISHSSVERVVFPDAFIVADYALNRMSILLDGLDVDKRQMLLNIDRSQGQIFSSHVLLSLIQKGMIREEAYALVQRLCHSLGVGEHLRKKLLESSEVRKLLKPKEIEEIFTGKKHKKSIKEIIKRVTT; translated from the coding sequence GTGATTGAACGTTACACGCGACCAGAGATGGGGCTTTTGTGGCATGCCGATCAACGATTTGGTAAAATGATGCAAGTAGAAATTGCCGTCGCCCAAGTGCAAGCGGGCATGGGGATTATTCCCGCAAGAGCCGCTAAATCCATTGCGCAAAAATCTCGATTTAACGTCAAAAGAATTTCTGAAATCGAAAAAGAAACTAAGCATGACGTGATCGCGTTTGTTTCCAATTTGGCAGAAAATGTGGGGCCGGACGGAAAATTTATTCATTACGGTATGACTTCATCCGATGTCCTGGATACCGCGTTTAGCTTGCAAGTGCGTGAGGCCGGCGAAGTTTTAAAAAAATCCATGGAGGCCTTAGAGAAATCCCTAAAGTCCCTCGCGGTAAAGCACGCCGAAACCTTATGCGCGGGCCGCACGCATGGTATGTTTGCCGAACCGACGACTTTCGGCTTTAAGATGGCGGGGTTCTTGGCAGAGGCTCAGCGCAATCATAAGCGTGTTAAAGAAGCGCTTGAAAATATGATGATCTGCAAACTGAGCGGTGCTGTCGGAACATACTCAAGTCAAGCTCCGCGAGTGGAAGCGGCGGTAGCTAAAAAATTAAAACTTAAAAGCGAAACTATTGCCACCCAAGTCATCCCCCGGGATCGTCATGCGGAAATGCTAAACTCTTTAGCTTTGCTAGGGACGGGCTTAGAGCGTTTGGCGATTGAGTTAAGACATCTTCAGCGCAGTGATGTGGCAGAAGTGACTGAGGGCTTCACCAAAGGTCAAAAAGGCTCTTCGGCGATGCCACATAAGAAAAACCCGATCAGCGCAGAAAATATCTCGGGACTTTCTCGCTTGCTTCGCAGCTATGCGATTGCTGGGATGGAAAACGTGGCCTTGTGGCATGAACGCGATATCAGTCACTCGTCAGTGGAACGTGTGGTTTTTCCAGATGCCTTTATTGTGGCTGATTATGCTTTAAATCGTATGAGCATCTTGCTTGACGGTCTAGATGTGGATAAACGTCAGATGCTTCTCAATATTGATCGCTCTCAAGGACAGATCTTTAGTTCGCATGTTTTATTGTCCCTCATTCAAAAAGGAATGATTCGCGAAGAGGCCTATGCATTAGTGCAACGCCTTTGTCATTCTTTGGGGGTGGGAGAACATCTGCGTAAGAAGCTTTTAGAATCTTCGGAAGTTCGCAAACTTTTGAAGCCTAAAGAAATTGAAGAGATCTTTACAGGTAAGAAGCATAAAAAATCTATTAAAGAGATTATTAAGCGAGTGACGACGTGA